The Agromyces mangrovi genome contains a region encoding:
- a CDS encoding NAD(P)H-hydrate epimerase yields the protein MIDAYTAAQVRAAERPHLEAGEPLMQRAATALAGVVADAAGPGRSGDRPSIVLLVGSGDNGGDALFAGAELARSGASVAVVPVGSRMHESGLAAAIAAGAVRMPPDDPELGAVLGSADVIVDGILGTGSGASPALREPARGVVRLAREVLDRPDPPRVVATDLPSGIHPDTGEVPDPVVLRADVTVTFGACKAGLLRAPASGYAGEVLVVDIGIGDALAGVEPELVLPD from the coding sequence ATGATCGACGCGTACACGGCCGCGCAGGTGCGGGCCGCGGAACGCCCCCACCTCGAGGCGGGCGAGCCGCTCATGCAGCGGGCCGCGACCGCGCTCGCGGGGGTGGTGGCAGATGCCGCGGGGCCCGGCCGCTCGGGCGACCGACCGTCGATCGTGCTGCTCGTCGGCTCGGGCGACAACGGGGGCGACGCCCTGTTCGCGGGTGCGGAGCTCGCGCGCAGCGGGGCATCCGTCGCCGTCGTGCCGGTCGGGTCGCGCATGCACGAGTCGGGCCTCGCCGCCGCGATCGCGGCAGGTGCGGTGCGGATGCCTCCGGACGACCCCGAACTCGGTGCGGTGCTCGGCTCCGCCGACGTGATCGTCGACGGCATCCTCGGCACCGGCAGCGGCGCCTCGCCCGCGCTGCGAGAGCCGGCCCGCGGCGTCGTACGGCTCGCGCGGGAGGTGCTCGACCGGCCGGATCCGCCCCGGGTCGTCGCGACCGACCTCCCGAGCGGCATCCACCCCGACACCGGCGAGGTGCCCGACCCGGTGGTACTCCGGGCCGACGTGACCGTCACGTTCGGCGCGTGCAAGGCGGGACTGCTCCGCGCACCGGCCTCGGGCTACGCCGGAGAGGTGCTCGTCGTCGACATCGGCATCGGCGACGCGCTCGCGGGGGTCGAGCCCGAGCTCGTGCTGCCCGACTGA
- a CDS encoding prenyltransferase, giving the protein MTATRSTPLAMRLLVASRPISWVNTAFPFGAAYLLTTGAVDALFVVGSLFFLVPYNLLMYGVNDVFDYESDLRNPRKGGAEGALLPPETHRSVLAWCAVVTVPFVVAMVVLGGTDAPWSWLVLAVSLFAVLAYSMPPLRFKERPVLDSITSSTHFVSPAVYGLAVAGATFTPQLLALLAAFFLWGMASHAFGAVQDVVPDREADIASIATVFGAKATVRIAIGMWLAAGVLMLFTAWPGPLAAILAMPYVLAAWPYRSVADDESGRSNRGWRMFLWLNYASGFAVTMLLIAWAFVRVG; this is encoded by the coding sequence ATGACCGCGACCCGCTCCACGCCGCTCGCGATGCGCCTGCTCGTGGCATCCCGCCCCATCAGCTGGGTCAACACCGCGTTCCCGTTCGGCGCCGCGTATCTGCTCACCACGGGGGCCGTCGACGCGCTCTTCGTCGTGGGCAGCCTGTTCTTCCTCGTGCCGTACAACCTGTTGATGTACGGCGTGAACGACGTGTTCGACTACGAGTCCGACCTGCGCAACCCGCGCAAGGGCGGCGCCGAGGGCGCGCTGCTGCCGCCCGAGACGCACCGGTCCGTGCTCGCGTGGTGCGCGGTCGTGACGGTGCCGTTCGTCGTCGCCATGGTCGTGCTGGGCGGCACGGATGCCCCCTGGTCGTGGCTCGTGCTCGCGGTGAGCCTGTTCGCGGTGCTCGCCTACTCGATGCCCCCACTGCGCTTCAAGGAGCGGCCGGTGCTCGACTCGATCACCTCGAGCACGCACTTCGTGAGCCCGGCCGTCTACGGCCTGGCGGTCGCGGGTGCGACGTTCACGCCGCAGCTGCTCGCACTGCTCGCGGCGTTCTTCCTGTGGGGCATGGCCAGCCACGCGTTCGGTGCGGTGCAGGACGTGGTGCCCGACCGGGAGGCCGACATCGCGTCGATCGCGACCGTGTTCGGAGCGAAGGCGACCGTGCGCATCGCGATCGGCATGTGGCTCGCCGCGGGCGTGCTGATGCTGTTCACGGCGTGGCCGGGGCCGCTGGCGGCGATCCTCGCGATGCCGTACGTGCTCGCCGCATGGCCGTACCGGTCGGTCGCGGACGACGAGTCCGGCCGCTCCAACCGCGGCTGGAGGATGTTCCTCTGGCTCAACTACGCGAGCGGGTTCGCGGTGACCATGCTCCTGATCGCCTGGGCGTTCGTGCGCGTAGGCTGA
- a CDS encoding SDR family oxidoreductase, with amino-acid sequence MATTRILFIGGTGVISRAVVERCLDLGHEVTVLNRGSTTLRPVPDHVEALTADVRDADAVGAALGTREFDVVADFLSFTPDHVGGWVDRFEGRTGQYLFISSASAYQTPPERLPVTESTPLRNPFWQYSRDKIACEDLLVEAYRDRGFPATIVRPSHTYDRTMLPTIGHWTDIARMRAGKPVIVHGDGTSLWTITHARDVAVGIAGILGHHAAIGEAFHATGDEAPTWNQIYGWLADAAGVEPRLVHVASETIAAEHPATGPGLLGDKSHSMVFDNAKLRALVPGFGNTIRYQVGAREVIEFHDAHPELQRVDEELDRVFDRLAERAGSAAPA; translated from the coding sequence ATGGCGACGACGCGCATCCTCTTCATCGGCGGCACCGGAGTGATCTCGAGGGCGGTGGTGGAACGCTGCCTCGACCTCGGGCACGAGGTGACGGTGCTCAATCGGGGCAGCACGACCCTGCGCCCGGTCCCCGATCACGTCGAGGCGCTGACGGCCGACGTGCGCGACGCGGACGCGGTCGGCGCGGCGCTCGGCACGCGCGAGTTCGACGTCGTCGCCGACTTCCTCTCGTTCACGCCCGACCACGTCGGCGGCTGGGTCGACCGGTTCGAGGGCCGTACCGGGCAGTACCTCTTCATCAGCTCGGCGTCGGCGTACCAGACGCCGCCCGAGCGGCTGCCGGTCACCGAGTCGACGCCCCTGCGCAACCCGTTCTGGCAGTACTCGCGCGACAAGATCGCGTGCGAGGACCTGCTCGTGGAGGCGTACCGCGACCGCGGCTTCCCCGCGACGATCGTGCGACCGTCGCACACCTACGACCGCACGATGCTGCCGACCATCGGGCACTGGACCGACATCGCGCGGATGCGGGCGGGCAAGCCGGTCATCGTGCACGGCGACGGCACGAGCCTGTGGACCATCACGCACGCACGCGACGTCGCGGTCGGCATCGCGGGGATCCTCGGGCACCACGCGGCCATCGGCGAGGCGTTCCACGCGACCGGCGACGAGGCGCCGACGTGGAACCAGATCTACGGCTGGCTCGCCGACGCAGCGGGCGTCGAGCCGCGACTCGTGCACGTGGCGTCGGAGACGATCGCGGCGGAGCATCCGGCGACGGGTCCCGGGCTACTGGGCGACAAGTCGCACTCGATGGTGTTCGACAACGCGAAGCTGCGAGCGCTCGTGCCGGGCTTCGGCAACACGATCCGCTACCAGGTGGGCGCGCGCGAGGTGATCGAGTTCCACGACGCGCACCCCGAGCTGCAGCGCGTGGACGAGGAGCTCGACCGGGTGTTCGACCGCCTCGCGGAGCGCGCCGGTTCGGCCGCACCGGCCTGA
- a CDS encoding RNA-binding S4 domain-containing protein — translation MPDPSSVRVDAWLWAVRQYKTRSEATAACRAGHVRVNGERAKAAQPVRPGDELRVRVRGFERHLVVRRTIAKRVGASVAAEALEDLTPPPPPREAVPQVPVRDRGAGRPTKRERRDLDRLRGR, via the coding sequence ATGCCCGATCCCTCGAGCGTGCGCGTCGACGCCTGGCTCTGGGCGGTGCGCCAGTACAAGACGCGCTCGGAGGCGACGGCGGCCTGCCGCGCCGGCCACGTGCGCGTGAACGGAGAGCGCGCGAAGGCCGCGCAGCCGGTGCGTCCCGGCGACGAGCTGCGGGTGCGCGTGCGCGGGTTCGAGCGCCACCTCGTCGTGCGGCGCACCATCGCCAAGCGCGTCGGCGCATCCGTCGCGGCCGAGGCGCTGGAGGACCTCACGCCCCCGCCGCCACCGCGCGAGGCGGTGCCGCAGGTGCCCGTGCGCGATCGCGGCGCGGGGCGTCCGACCAAGCGCGAGCGACGCGACCTCGACCGCCTGCGGGGTCGCTGA
- a CDS encoding lycopene cyclase domain-containing protein, giving the protein MGIAAAVLLVLTAVFDSIMIGVGLVAYDPALRSGVTIGLAPIEDFAYTVAAVLALPALWMLLPGRRAGAHTNDPATRPEAR; this is encoded by the coding sequence GTGGGCATCGCCGCCGCCGTGCTGCTCGTGCTCACCGCGGTGTTCGACTCGATCATGATCGGCGTCGGCCTCGTCGCGTACGATCCCGCGCTGCGGTCGGGCGTCACGATCGGCCTCGCGCCGATCGAGGACTTCGCATACACCGTCGCCGCGGTGCTGGCGCTGCCCGCGCTCTGGATGCTGCTGCCCGGGCGACGGGCCGGTGCGCACACGAACGACCCCGCGACGCGCCCGGAGGCACGATGA
- a CDS encoding GNAT family N-acetyltransferase has translation MEREFAWEPDAERYTLHLDGQLASVIDTHTLGDAISFSRVFTSPPFRGNGYAAEIVAWATDHIEQTTELRIVPTCWYAASWFDQHPGRSGLLARRAG, from the coding sequence GTGGAACGCGAATTCGCCTGGGAGCCCGACGCCGAGCGCTACACCCTGCACCTCGACGGGCAGCTGGCGAGCGTGATCGACACGCACACCCTGGGCGACGCGATCTCGTTCTCGCGCGTGTTCACGTCCCCGCCGTTCCGCGGCAACGGGTACGCCGCCGAGATCGTCGCGTGGGCGACCGACCACATCGAGCAGACCACCGAACTGCGCATCGTGCCGACCTGCTGGTACGCGGCGTCCTGGTTCGACCAGCACCCGGGGCGCAGCGGACTACTGGCCCGCCGCGCCGGCTGA